The genomic stretch TGTCAGAGAGAAGTCAGTAGAGGAGAGTATAGAACTTCACCACaaattgtaaaattttcttgttttgaaattCCTATTCTGTTTCCCTTAAAATTAACTTCTTCGTCTAGTGGTGGAGCAACTCtggttaaaaacaaatctttcacaAAGCTTTGACGACATAGATGACAAAAAGTCGTTTTTATGATAAAGCTTTGTACCCACCTGGTTGTTGATTTTCTCCACGACACAGAACTCTGTAATTTAGCTACTGTAATTATTGTCGCTAAAACGACAACTACAAAATTGAGAAACGAAACGACAGACAGCACGATGTCTTCGATGATTCTGAAGATGTCGTGACTAAGATACAGTTCGGAAATTGTCGCAGAAACAATAGTTCCGTTAGTAACTGGATCCCTGGAGACTAATATTGTCTCTTTGAAAGCAAATACACTGCACATCCCTTGTAAAAGGAAGAAGGTGAGAgcgaggatgatggccatggtcttggtgctgatgagtgtggcggccttcatggggaacatgacacacacgcaccgctcgacggcgatgatcatcgtcacacacccggacACGTACGCAGAcccataaataaaatttagacaCCTTGCTAGCAACGTCCACCTAAAAAAACTTACCTGGCTTGGCATAAATGTTCCTAAGAAGCAGTATGAAATCATTATAAACTGAGCTGTGACATACAAAAGGTCAAcaaaggcgagacagaagagacagaggttcatccgatctcgcagtccctgacgaTAGAAGATGACCATGGTGACGATGTTAGTGGGTGCAccgataaagaaaaaagaaggcaataaAACACACTGCATAGCCCTGTCGATCTTCTTAGAAGTCTCGGGACCCATGATGTTATCAGGGTGGCTCCAGCAGTTGTATCCTAAGCTCGTATCTGCCCCAGGCATATTGTGATTGACAGACGAATTAGaggtaaaaataatttcaacatAACCCGAATTGGTTTTAGTATAATGCTGTTCATTTAAGATACTAACGTCTGACATTGCAGCAGTGGTCATCTTCTCAAACTACGGAAGAAGACTACCCTGAACCATTGCACCTTAACTGTCAATTTTACTTGCTGCTTTATGTCCAGTATCGAATGTTTATGTGACCAGTACTGTAAACAGATTTCACGACCAGGTAAATTGCTGTTACAGAAGAAGAGTTTCAACTCATAGCCTTGGGTGCAAATTAGGTTCCACTCCACCTCTGGACCACGAATCTTTTCGTCGGGCCATATCTAGAAGCAATGAAttcattttcccatttttaatctttctttgacttaaaattttgtctttatatatatgctcgtacaatttttttatttgcatgtgttTTTGTACATGTGGAAGAAGGAAAGTAAGAGAGGTCTTCCagataaacaatttatttaacaGGTAGGGTCACAAATTTTGCATCACAGAGCaggataaaaatgaaaataacatatATGATTAacgaaaaattaaatatttttacaattttatttttaaaaattttcattgcAAATACTGGACTATTGTATTATTCTTGTAATTTTCCTTCCATCAATTAGCTTGCGTCATGCATACTTTTCAGAATCATCTATTATTTGAATTTTGCTTACgagttttgctttttataatttGAACATTATATCCTATTAGTTTTATTAGCTCAAATTTCTTGCTACCATGATTATATATAGAGATTTTCTacctgttcattttttttttttttttttttgtctggttcAGAACTCTAGTGTACATCGCTGGGTGTGGTTCACTTGCAAAGAAAAGGTCAGATCTTCAAGAACTGTTTGATAGATTGAGATAATTCTAGGCATGGAAATCGACAACATAAGTAAATAATGATTCTcttcattaaaatttataaaactacttatttttataatttaccaATTTCCACACTGTGTTCTGAATAAGCGATACTTTTTCATTCTCAATCcattaatttacatttatttacttatgtgTGTCTGCACTGTGTTCTAAGATAATACTTTGGCATCAAgctctatgaaaaaaaaatgttaaaaacacaaCTTGAGCTTTATATTtcgttttgttttattctgctAAAATCTTTACAAGAAGGAacgcaaaacagaaaaaaactagaatGTAATTGAAGTTTTACAATTCCTGATATTACTGTAAATATTTCGGGTAAGAAAATCTGTCTCTTGTTCGTCCGTTCACCCGTCATTGAATCAATCAGCCAACCAGCTAGGAGGTATTGTTTGTTCTAAAATCgctattttcttccattctctAGGATATGAGAACATCCCCGAATCCGCTCTAGTTATCAACTGATAGTGATGGCAGTCGCGGTCGCGATCCTTTCAACGTTTTTGTAAAGATCATAATAACgagcattaaataaaatatattcaggaCCGGCTTAAAGAATGCCATAGGCTGACAACAGTAGCTGAGGTAGGTAATTGTTTTCACGGAGTCAGGGTGCAATGTTAATAATGTCAAAGAATGTAAAGGAGTTGTAAGGTGGATCTATGAATACTATTATTTCTATTTACAAGGCTGTTCGTGTCGGTAAGAATGTTAGTGTCAAGAGTTACTGTGTTTATCTCTGATTCACTTTTACTTTTCCACCATCCCTAGTTCACTGGTGTCAAGACATTTACCacatttttaagatatttaatAAGCAAGTAATTGCATGACAGCTGGCTGTTATTGTTATGGATATACAATCCTAGGTAAGTGATTACGACTGGATATATTTGATATACAATCCTATGCGGGTTATTACATCTGAATAATAAGGATGTTTAATTCTACTTAGGTAATTACTTTTACGTAATTTGAAGAACAGAGGGAATAAAGTtgatgttgatttgttttttactGACTGATTATTAAATGATCCATACGACATTAATTGTTGGTGTTTTAGTAAATtctgtttaaagaaaagaaaatgcattacATCACATCCGTCGCTCTCCGCTTCCTTTGGTTATTTGTTTAGcaacaacagaaatgaaagattaaaatatatgGGAATTTTTCGTGTTTCATGACTTTTCACTAATGTGAAATCGTCTTTCCAATAGAATATGCCTTTAAAGGAACATGGCGGCCTGATTATAATGCTCGAGATTGTAAGTTCGACTGTTTTGCCGCCAAACAACTAACATGGAGGGAACTGAGAACTTCAGCATCGATCATTTACTCCAAAGTTACTATTTCCATTCAAGTTAGGGTTATATCTGGATTATACACCATAGCTCATGTccaaactttttgttgttgttgttggtaaaTTCTGGAATTCAATACCAACTGTCTATCTTGGTACAGATGTTGATTGAAGAGTTTAACTAATTTCTCATTAAGATACAATACATTTATAACTAGTAcagtgttttcaaaaataaacatgtttttgacTCATTTCAGAACTATGAGTATTCTGCCAAAGGTTTGTGTCCTCCGCTCAGTCAGAACTCATAAATGACCTTAGTAAAAGCtttacaaaacttttcaaaTTCTCGAAAGTGTACGAATTGTCCCATAAGCATTTCCCGTTTACATAGTATATACCCTATGTCTATAATTATCCCAGTCTTCAAGTCACAGAGTTGAAAgacgaagagagaaagaaagaaattgtatgAGTGAGACAGAAAGAGGTTCAGGTAGaaaaaagtagacaaagaaaagagggacggaaaaaatattctttcatacATGCTCGTGATAAATACGACATAAACGGTAAAGTTAAGGGTTAAAGACTAAGGATGGTTTTCGATAATAGTGGGGAGAACGGAAAATGAATAATGCTGAATGATGCCAAATCTCCAATAATGCCAAATGCCAAATAATGAAGCCCTAAAGGTTTACAACAACCGGAGCCATATCTGTAAGGCATAAATAAGATTATTCCCAGAGTACTGGAGTTACTGGCACTAGAGTTGTGAGGGTCCTGCGATTAAAAGTTTGCACAGACTTAAAGACTATATGATAATGTAGATGTCCTGGTATTGTCTATGGTTTATATTTATTGCCACACAACACTCAAAAGGCAATTGAAAGATTCTATGATTGTCCCGGGGTTGTGGATAGGGAAGGTAAGCAAATCCAGAATACTTGGAATTTATACATCAGACTCCTTAAAACAACAGGTCACTGGGTTATTTGACATCAATTCATCAATAAATCACTGATCTGAAACTAATCACTAACCTCAAACACTGCTTGAAGCCAATTAGCCGCCATATAGTAACTCGTAAGGACATACATCACTTCTTCGATATGTAATTTATCATCTCCCATAAAGTGCCAGCGTTGAATTCTTTTTGCTTATTAAAAGTCCTTTAgggtttttatttcaaaactaaGACGATAGGTGTCAGTCTTCGTGGCTTtggcaagttttcttattttgtactCGTTTCAGATGAatgcaataaaagaaataaaattgcttttaaagtACAAAACTTTACTAGTTCGCTGTTAGGACTTGCATAAATTCGTTATCAGAGCAGTTGAACCCTTTTAACTACATTCAGGTTTTAGGGGTCTTGAACTGCGATCTGAATCTGGTTCCGTGGATTTTCATCTGTCTCATAGATAAAGTTAACAACCATGAAGATGTAAACCTTTTTTATGTCTGGCCAAGCTGCTATCTGATTGGTTTACTGGCGCTGACGGCGGTGGATCTCATGGAAATGTTGCCACCGAGCAGAAACGTCTTCAGCTCCTGACGAAAGCGGGAGGACATCGTGAGGTAGACGAAGAAGTTGATGGACGAGTTGATCATGACGGTCAGAAACCCAAACAAATGTGTTGCCGTGAATACATTGCAGTTTGGTCCATCTGATCGAAATGCAGGGTCTGAGAATCTTGCCAGCGATAAGGCCACGTTAGGAGCCGTGCACAGGATGTAGATGAaggacaccaccaccagcatcctcatcagcaCCGTCTGACCCTTTAGGTACGAGCTGCCACTACACAAAGGAGACAAACTGGTCTACTACTTAGGTGAAGGTTCATATAAATCCACAGGGTCGTATTTCTAAAGTGAAAGTAAGTTTCTATGCAATAGGCAGTCATGATAAAAGTTATCTATGTAGTCACGAAGGACTTCAACacccgcatttttttttttttttttttttttttttttgagactttACCCTAGAGAATTTTTATCACTTCCTTGTAACTATAATCGCAGGGGTAAGGCATTATTTGTTATATCTGGAAACCGCTTTATAACCATGGAAACAAACCCTTCATTTATTCTGGATGACGACCAACCCTCGTTAAAGAATCACAGTTTTAAGTGCAGGAAAGTAAGAGAAAAATGTATGAGGAtgttagcttttttaaaattaaaagctgaAAACGTAGGGTTAAGTGTTCACTTAACCCACCTGCTAGTAGACTGTCGCCATGCCATAGCGCTTCGTAGCCCCATGATTGTGAGGGATGTGGTCAATACTacgacagaaaaacaaaagatggaaaTTAGCGATAATACAATATTCTCGATGATACTGAACATGTCGGTGCTAAGGAATAATGCGGTGGTGCTCAGCATGACGACCCTTCTTCCAGTCACATCGTCTTTCGTGGACACCACCGTCTCCTTTATGATATACACGCCgcacaaaatgtttattaataagaTTGACGAAGCCAGaagaattgtcattgttttCGTGCTTATAACAGTCGCCGACTTCATGGGAAACAAGATGCACACGCATCTGTCGGTGGCGATGATCATGGTCAGCCAACCAGACGAGTAACCAAACCCGTACACAAAGTTCAAAAAATTCTTCATGAGCGTTTGTTTCCAGAAATGTTCTTCTTCCGGCAGAAAAACGGCGATGAAGCAGTAGGAGACCGTTCCCAGCACAGCTGTGACATACATGAGGTCAacgaaggcgagacagaagagacagaggttcatccggtctcgcagtccctgacgaTAGAAGACGATCATGCTGAGGATGTTGGTCGGGGCGCcgacaaagaagagagaaggcATAAGACCGCACTGAAGGATTTTAGTGTTTAGCTTGCGAGCCTCGTAACTCATGATGTTGCCGGGGTCCTCAAAGCATTGTGGGTACCTGCTAACGGTAAGTCCGGTGACAGCATAGGATGTCTGGTTAGTCTCATTAACACTCATCATTGGACTGTGAAAATGAATTACAGAGACAACAGGGGATCTTTCTTTTGGATCACTTTGGCAAGCAGTACATTGCCATTACAGTGCTTTAAAGTATGCTCAGTGCAAAACTCTACTCTCGCTCAAAAAAGACTAATAttttgttcatatatatatatactggacGCACACGCGtctttgtgcatgtgttgttttttgtttgtttttgcttgcaCTCACGTACGCACGCAGACAGTGAGAGCGTATTTGGGTGTGGCTCTCAAGAGCTGTACAAATTTTAAGaactttgataatttttttacctTATTACCttatcaaataatatttaaagaaataaaattattctggCTTATCaagtaatatttaaagaaataattatgttcCTTCGTTAAAGCTATTATCATTGTCACAAAAATGGtagttaaaagaaaatagaaataatcacACTTTAAAATTACAGTAGTCATAGTTGTTCAAATAGCTATCAACAGTTTTATTGGCAGCAACCACTTTGTTTTTCTATCTGAAAACTGCTTCAACAGATTCTTACAGAcatgaaatcaaataaaataacaaagactggtttatttttcccttttaacATTTATTCAAGAATCATTATTGGAGTACTGCTGCAAGTTGTTGATGCTAATGgtatgcatgaaaatacaaaactggaCGGAAAATTGGAATAATTGTATTTGCTTCACATTGAAATTTCATCTCATAATCACACGAAAGTACGCTGTCTGCGTTAATCTTGTAAAAGTAAATAGTTCCAAGCAAATTTTCACGAGGTTCGCAAAGCGCAGTAATATAAAACATACAACACTTAGTAATAATAACACCATCTTCTCTCAGAATGTACACTCGaacatcatttattattaattatccAGTTGATTTATGCATAAACTTGGTGTTTAAACTGTGTCCTAAGTCTCTGCTGTGTCTGTGGAGTTTTAAATGGCAGGATCATCTCTGTGCAGTGTGTTTAATGTGCTGATGGTGAAGCTCAGTATAATGAGAAGAGGCGACACTTTGTGGATACATCACAACGAGGGACAATGTTAATGTAATATTAGTCACAGCGACTGACAATGATAGGTATACATgtgtgaaattttatttgtaaagacTACAAGAGGTGACCCACGACAATCAGTCTATTTCGATTATAAGGCAGGTTGTATATTTGAAAGTCTattaaataaattcaaacaCGATATCGCTTGATGCCTCAATCAGAGGCTGGACGAAAAAAAATGGTCAGCAACTAACCTGAAACTGTTATTATATTGCTAAAAgaatatctgaaaataaattgaagatGATAATGGGGAGTCTTTCGAATTTTCGAACTTGAATTGCTTAAAACAAGTCTTTTCAACCATTTCCATTGTTCAGATATCTTCCCTTCGGAAAATAGTACCTGCTGTTTAATAGGAAGACACATcgcttttaattatttatttattccacacAAAAAGCTcatatctgtttttaaaaactgataattttatttgtcttctgttgCACATCTAAAATAAATTACCTCTTATCCTATGATTGCTTAGCTAGCTTGTTTGAATGAATGGTTAGATGGATCATCTGATGACCAAAGCAGGTTTAAATAAAGAATGTTGGTCAGTTGCTACTAAGGAGAATAAGCTGATCACATGAAATTAAATTTCTGCATATTTGTGTAAAGTAAATGGTCGGGTTACGTGACAAACTAGGATTTACAGTCTACATGGAAAATAGTCTGTTAAATAAGTACAAATAGTCACGATATGGCTGAGGTAGACAGTCTGAACTGCAGGGCTGATGTAGACAGTCTGAAACAGTCTAAAGTGATTGGCCGAGGTAGACAGTCTACACAGTAGTAGCTGATCTTTGTTTCTATGCCAACAACTTCCACAGAAGAGCACTCGAAAGGATCTCAgcaacatttcagtttatttctcGTGTACCTGAAGAATGAATATTCCGAATTCTTACGAACTACCTTAATAGTATCCGCTGAACATGAATTCATGTAAAAGATTTCTATACCGCTACTGATCAAAAGGCTTTAAATAACAGATGAAAACGTAAGCAGCAGAATCACATGTCACAACatgttcattattgttttaaaactacCCATGACCCGTGACTAAGGACACTGACCAGAAAGGTTTGACCATGGCTGTCACAACGGAATGTCGGACATCTCATTCACTCAAGGCAATGGAGcattattttaacaaagaacACAACGATTGCCTCGGGCTTCCTGGTCAAAAGACTTTCAAGTGTGGAGTTATTTGCCATTAATGATTTGCATTTAGAAAACCGGGTGATACGgatatttatcttcttttgtgTCAGTTGAAATGAGTGTTTGAGTTTGGTAATCAGATGACACAATGGAGTAACGCCACAGTATCTGCATATCTTCACCTACTGGTTCGCCATTTTTGTAATGGCCGCGAGCTGTTACACTATATTAAAGCTGtaccaacaaataaacattaccTTGACAAAGAGAGGTGACAAGTCACCATTCCAAGACTTTTGCATAGCTATCCTTTATGTTTGAGAGGCAAATTCTCCAAATGCCTAACACAGTCCAGTCCTCTGTGCTCACCATACTTACTGTGGGTggagcggatagccgagtgtcAGAGCGTTGGCGCAAGACCTGAGAGCGAGTTGGTTCAATACCCgattagtgcagcaaacttcctccAGTTGACCCAGGTGACTGAAATGGTCACCTGACTTCTTAGACGGTTGGAGAAAGTAAGGTAAGGCAACAAGGGAGAGGAGATTTGCACCGACCTGACGTAAAGCTGACCCCGAAAAAAgctctctaacatctcactcttaaacgacctgaaaaggttagaggaTAACCTTTACCTTAACCTTTATACTTCAGCACATTCTTTAACCCTCAATCTTCATCCTCGACGCAATCGGTATCTTGGAGAGAAAATAGCATTTAAAGgattaaaatagaataaataaaaattgttttaaaacgGGTAGAATAGTAAATATGTTATAATTGATTGTTTCCAAGAATGTCTCTCACTCTTTTATCGTTAGATGAATGAAAATAATCCCGAGacttaagtgaaaaaaaatatattttacccTCTTTACTacagttcaaaataaaatgtgtttgaaattttttaatatttaaaaagtttaaaaacttttttaatcttttaaaatttatcactTTCGTTTTACTATTTTAATGCAATCATCCAAGGGAAGAAACTATTACATACAAAAGCGTAAACAAGTCTGCACAGTTACCGTTCTTGTTgaaattttccttttccaaagaagacaattaaaaacagattattttacTAACTTGTGGATTGCTTGAAATaaactgcaatattttattgtcaccGTAAATGAGTCTGATGAATATTTCAGACCTCTGCGATGATGGGACCTGAATAAAAACTCGATTATAAAATGTAAGTTAAAGAAAAGTGTCTAATAAATTAGAGTACGGTCGCTCTTCGACAATGTCCCGTCGAGAAAAGCTTAAATGgacagtgttttgtttttttggttttttttttttttgaaattgttttaactGATACTTGCCAGAAATGACTTACTTTGAATGTACCAGTTCTCTTATattctttttgaaagaaattatttatggttcccaagaaaaaaaaagtcaaaatacaaaGTGTACAAATCTGTACAGctcaaaaatacacaaattaatATAAAAGATCCATATACTAGTGTTGTTTTATACTAAACTATAATTTACCTTTTGtacaagaaagtgaaaaaaaacttatgttttgttCATGTTGAACTTACTtgtcaaaagagagagaagggaacaGCGAATAATACATAGCAAGAAACCCATCCAAATGTGGTTATGAATTATGTTAGAAgtaactgtttttgtttgctgcagTTAAAACAATACATACTGTAAAACACGTATTTTATATTAGGCTAAGTGCTTCCGTTCACATCACAATGAGATGAAAAACAGCAACTGGGGAATGACCTCAACAATTGTcttgattatgaaagatattttataacGAGGTGGGCTCTAAGACCGACCTGACTCTCTCAAAACCTTGGACTAAAAGGCGTTGGCAGCGTGCCTTCGATGTATCTGATGTTATTTACTGGTTCCGACCCCATTGTGACTACCAGCAAGGGATTTCAGTTCTTGACGGAAACGGGATGACATCGTGACAGTAGATGAAAAAATGACAGAACGAGTTGATCAGACGACTAGCGAACCCGACGAAGTGCGTGGCGACGAAAATGTTGCAGTTAGTGCCGTCCGCACGGAACTCTGGGACAGTGAATCGTGTCAAGGCCAAGGCGATGTTAGGGGCTGAACACAGGATGTAGATACaagacaccaccaccagcatcctcatcaacaccgCCTGTCTTTTTAAATAGGAGTCTGCACTGCAAAGacacagaagacaaaatgtttataggGACTAATTGCTATGGTCATTATAGAAAAGCAGGCAGTTATATTTACCTCTTTAAAATTTGATCgtttgagtatttttttttaatttccagctACAATTTGAAAGCGTGAAAAATCACTTTGTTATGAACGACTTTTTCATTATTCTAATGTTAGGGGGTGGAATAGACTTTGTTGGCCATCagatttttctatttaaaaaatagtccCTTTAAAAAGATGAAGGAAATACCAATATTCGCTTACCTTGCTGCAGTCTTTCTCCAGGTGGCAGCGCTGTGCAACCTCATCAGAGTCAACGCTGTGgtcaaaataacaacaacaaaagtaaagaaagagataaatgataaaacaatgttttcgaTCGCTTTGAAAATAGGGTTTTTAAGAAAGACCTCAGTGTTGACTAGAACTGGAATGTACACTCCAGTTACTTCATTCTTGATGTGAACTAATGTCTCCTTTACATGTATTTACACTACACAGACTTGTATAAGTAATAGCGATGTAGTAAGAATCACTGC from Pomacea canaliculata isolate SZHN2017 linkage group LG8, ASM307304v1, whole genome shotgun sequence encodes the following:
- the LOC112570473 gene encoding uncharacterized protein LOC112570473; translation: MPGADTSLGYNCWSHPDNIMGPETSKKIDRAMQCVLLPSFFFIGAPTNIVTMVIFYRQGLRDRMNLCLFCLAFVDLLYVTAQFIMISYCFLGTFMPSQVSFFRWTLLARCLNFIYGSAYVSGCVTMIIAVERCVCVMFPMKAATLISTKTMAIILALTFFLLQGMCSVFAFKETILVSRDPVTNGTIVSATISELYLSHDIFRIIEDIVLSVVSFLNFVVVVLATIITVAKLQSSVSWRKSTTRGRSYLKGQKVLMRMLVVVSCVYILCTSPNVAMGLTRFTVVEYRSDGKQCNLFLATNMIGFVITMFNSSTNFFVYITMSSRFRNELKLLLESDNRKLQHLKIKPIIN
- the LOC112571112 gene encoding uncharacterized protein LOC112571112; this encodes MMSVNETNQTSYAVTGLTVSRYPQCFEDPGNIMSYEARKLNTKILQCGLMPSLFFVGAPTNILSMIVFYRQGLRDRMNLCLFCLAFVDLMYVTAVLGTVSYCFIAVFLPEEEHFWKQTLMKNFLNFVYGFGYSSGWLTMIIATDRCVCILFPMKSATVISTKTMTILLASSILLINILCGVYIIKETVVSTKDDVTGRRVVMLSTTALFLSTDMFSIIENIVLSLISIFCFSVVVLTTSLTIMGLRSAMAWRQSTSSLSPLCSGSSYLKGQTVLMRMLVVVSFIYILCTAPNVALSLARFSDPAFRSDGPNCNVFTATHLFGFLTVMINSSINFFVYLTMSSRFRQELKTFLLGGNISMRSTAVSASKPIR